Below is a genomic region from Pan troglodytes isolate AG18354 chromosome X, NHGRI_mPanTro3-v2.0_pri, whole genome shotgun sequence.
actgccaccctgaactcctgagctcaagggatcctccttcctcagcctcccaaatagctgggaatacaggcacataccaccttgcctggctaattttttttttttttttgagacagagtcttgctctgtcgcccaggctggagtgcagtggcgcgatctcagctcgctgcaaactccgcctcccgggttcatgccattctcctgcctcagcctcccgagtagttgggactacaggcgcctgccactgcgcccggctaattttttgtatttttagtagagacagggtttcactgtgttagccaggatggtctcgatctcctgagcttgtgatccgcccacctcggcctcccaaagtgctgggattacaggcgtgagccaccgcgcccagcagcctggctaatttttaaaaaacattttggctgggtgcggtgttgcatgcttgtaatcccaacattttgggagcccgaggtgggcagattgcttaaactcaggagtttgtgaccagcctgcacaacatggcaaaaccccgtctctacaaaaaataaaaataaaaaaaattagctgggcatggtggcgtgcgcctgtagtcccagctactcaagaggctgaggtgggaggattgcttgagcccaggaggtcaaggctgcagtgagccgaaatcactgcagtgagaccctgtctcaagaaaaaaaattttttttttttgtacgggtggggtcttgccatcttacccaggctggttttgaactcctgggctcaagcggtcctcctgccatggcctttccaaagtgctggaattacagggataagccaccatgcccagccaaaaaatttaaaaaaaaaacccacaaaaaacatatatatgtaagttttgacagagcgagactgtctcaaaaaaaaaaaaggtaataaatacTAAAATCTCATCACTTCCTcattattttactacattttactaCTCTCTATGATGCCCTTGAAGTTATTCACACCTGCTGTATCTGCATGGTGGAAATGCTATGTAATGGTGTGCTACGTTCATCTCCTCCCAACTCCTTGTTCAGTGACATGTTGGTAGCCTCAAATCAGCCATGGAAATGggcaaacactacaaatcagaACTTGGCTAATTGTTTTGGTGATTGTCTAGTGTTAAGGAAGTGatggagaaaatgtttaaaaatgcagGTTAAACTTAGAAGTGTGCTGTCACTGTAGCCATTACATTGTGAATTGTACAAAAAAATTGCCAAgggtgatggcatgtgcctgtagtcccaggggtatcacttgagcccaggagttcaaggctgcagggtgTTGTGATTGTGCCTGTGAGTAGCAGggtgcactcccacctgggcaacagagtgagaccttgtctctaaaaattaaaaaaaaagttaaaaattaaggaaatattcTTTCAGTATTCAAGAACTATTCTCCAAGTCAGCAAAGAAGCTGCTCACATCATTGACAGATGAGTTGAAGTTCCAACATATATGTCTTTGTTGTTTCACTTTTGTCTTATTTgttaatgcaaacaaaaatatcaacCAATACTCTCATGGGAGCTAACATTCTTTTGTCGATTGCAACCATAACCATAGGTTGGCTATGGATATGAGTTTGGCAAAAGTCAATAAAAGCATTCTATGAGAATCAACTGGCTACATGGACTTcacaataaagtttttttaaatttaataatattttatttatttttgagacagagtcttgctttgtcacccaggctggagtacagtggcacaatcttggctcactgcaacctttgcttcctgggttcaagcgattcttgtgcctcagcctcccaagtagctgggaccacaggtgccagccaccatgcccggctaatttttgtatttttagtagagatggggtatggccttgttggccaggctggtctcgaactcccgacctcaggtgatccgcccacctcccaaagtgctggaattacaggtgtgagccactgtgcctgacccctTTGGGCTTTAAAATTGATCTTTGTGTTTGGGCAATTTTCCAGGCTAAACAACCTGGAGCAGATGAGTGGATTTCGAATTTGGGAGAGGAAAGTCCTACCTGAAAAGATAGCATCACTCTTGGATAGCCAGTTTATGTTCAAGGGAACATGGAAATTAACTCCTTGGGTGGAGTCCCTCAGACCCAGCACTTGCCAACTTTTGGTACCAGGAACCCGAGGTCATGTCTGCAAtgtactttaaaaacttttttttccccatgacacagccctcaggaggtcctgagaacatgtggcCCCCCACCCTCCCTTTTTTctcccaagatggagtcttgctctgtcacccaggctggagtacggtggcatgatctcggttcactgcaacctccgcctcctggtttcaagcgattctcttgcctcagccttctgagtagctgggattacaggcgcctgccaccacacctggctaagttttgtatttttagtggagacgaggtttcaccacgttggccaggctggtctcgaactgctgacctcgcgatctgcccgccttggcctcccaaagtgctgggattacaggcgtgagacaccgcacccagccacccctttctttttttaaaaaacttttgaggccaggagtggtggctcatgcctgtaatcagagCACTTCAGGAGGATgagaagggcggatcacctgaggtcaggagttcgagacagcctggccaacatggtgaaaccgtctctacaaaattacaaaaattagccgggcatgtggctcacgcctgtaatcccagctactcgggaggctgaggcgggagaattgcttcaatctgggaggtggaggttgcagtgagcagagattgcgccattgcactccagcctgggaaacaggagcgaaagtccatctcaaaaaattctgagacggtctcactctatcacccaggctggaatgcagtggcataatcttagcTTAGTACAACCTTCACcttcttggctcaagtgatcctcccacctcagcctcctgtgtagctgtgaCTAGAGGCcagtgccatcacacccagctaattttttgtatttcttgtagagttggaggggtctccctatgttgcccaggctcgtcttgaactcctaggctcaagacatcctcccaccttggcttcccaaagtgctgggatttcaggcgtgagccatccaTGCCCGGCTGCAATTTACTTTCAAAGTGTTCAGAAAAATAAGATGTTTGTGTACATATACAGgaatgaaaataaagcaaatatggcaaaatgttaaccaTTATTGAATCCAGCTGGTGTCTATATAGGTAATCACTGTACTGCTGTTTCAACTTTCCTGTATACTTGAGAATGTTCATAATATAAACTACAGTAAGAATCAGTGCAAAgtactgaggcaagagaatgccTCTTGTGTTCAAGAAACatcaaggaggccagtgtggctggaacagaTTGACTCAGAGGGAACAGGTAGATGAGGTGAGGCCAGACTGTGAGGGCCTCGCAGGTTCTTATGGCTGTGGCTCTTAGTCTGAGTTGGGATAGATGGGAGCTCATTTAGGAGCATGAGTGAGGAGTGACCTGACCTGTCTTAAACAGGATCCCATTCGGCAGCTGGGTTGAGACTGTAGGGGTCAAGAATGGAAGCCAAGAGACCCGTTATGGGTTGGTGCTATCTATAATCTAGAGTGCAGTTAAGAGTTGTTGGTGGCTCAGACCAGGGTGGTAGTGATGCAGGTGATAAGTGGTCTGATATTATCTGGGAGGAGGGCATACACTGTGctatttatttgttcctttatatgtttattatgaAAAATCTCAAAGATATATAGGAGTAGAGAGCGTAATGAATCCCCTCTACCCATCGTTCACCTTCAACGTTATCAGTACatggccatttttatttatttttgagtcagggtcttgctctgttacccaggctggagtgcagtggcaaccatagttcactgtagtctcaaattcctgggctcaagctatcctcccacctcagcctcccaagtagcttcaACTACAGGTGAGAACCAACacgttcagctaattttaaaaacttttgtagagatggtggtgtatctctctacattgcccagactggtcttgaactcctggcctcaactcccatcttggcctcccaaagagctgggattacaggcatgaaccattgcacccAGACTTGAAGCAAATTTCAGATTGCTTGTCATTTCTTCTGCAAATCCTTCAGTATGTATCCTCAAAGATAAGGACTCTGTAAAAAGCTGTATGATTGTGCAAAATTGAGCAATTATTTCTAAGTATCACTAAATATGGATTCTGGACATATTTTGAAGGTGGAGTCACCAGGATTTTCTGATAAAAGGAACAGGAATCAAGGATGTGTCTAAAGCTTTTGGCTGGAGCTTGATGGGGACACTATAAACAGACTGACAGGCCAGAGGGAGGTATCACTCTTCTCTATCTGGTTTAGGGAAAAGAATACAGGATTTGggtatcaaaaaatcaaaatggctttgtaaactatcaaatactatatATGTCCTAGCTATTTGTTGTTCTTCTTATTCAAAGCTGTGCTGCATTGTGCTGCTCTGACTCAGATGTGAGGCCTAGCCTGCTGGAGGCACAGGGACGTAAACTAAACCCGGTGAATTTCTGCTAGCTTCAGTCTGTTTCATCTCAGGACTTCTGTTTGGCTCCCTGCTGAGATGATCTCAAAGGTTTCCTTCAGCTCTAAGAATATGAAGCAAATTGGAAGGCTTAAAAAGCCTTACAAAGACACAAGccattttatttggaaatttgcAGCTCATTTAGATGATTCAGGGCCCTTGCGCTAAGTCCACTTGCCTGGTATTAGAATGGAAATCTTCCCCACTATGGGAAGttgctagtaaaaaaaaaaaaaaaaattcccggCCGAGTGccgtgctcatgcctgtaatcccagcactttggaaggccaaggtgggcagatcacctgaggttgggtattcaagaccagccggaccaacatggagaaaccccgtctctactaaaaacacaaaattagccaggcgtggtggcacatgcctgtaatcccagctactcaggaggctgaggcaggagaaacgcttaaacctgggaggcggaggctaccctgggccgagatcacgccattgcactccagcctgggcaacaagagcgaaactctgtctcaaaataaacaaaacaaaaaaatccctgtGCTAgtttaacaaataaattaaaaatcccaagtttaaaatgttgaaaagaaaacTCCCAGGCTAGGCTCAGTGGttcttgcttgtaatcccagcactttgagaggactacttgagcccaggagtttgagatcaggctgggcaatatagcaagaccccaatctctacaaaaaaacaaaaaattagccaggcatggtggtgtgctcctgtagtcccatctactcagggagctgaggtgggaggatcacttgagcctgggacgtcaaggctgcagtgagtcatatcctgccactgcactccagcctgggtgacaaagtgagatcctgtctccaaaaaataaaataaaataaaataaaataaaataaaaaataaaataaacaaaaccccaCATCTCCCTATGATACGAGACCACAGCTGAACACACCAATTCTCCAGTTGTGCGGACTGGCTCACCAATTAACATCTAGGAAACCATCATATATGTGAAAGGAACTCTGAGGCTTCTCATTTTCCTCCATATTTGCTTTGGTCCCTTAGCTAAAATTCACATTTCTATCATCTGCTGAACAGAGATTTTAGTACCTAGAAAGAAGCAAAGTGTAGCCAAGGATGTGTTGAGTAGTGTAGCACCAACAGCCTACCAGCATTCAGGATCCTGCATCCAGGTGACTGGCTGGAGTCCTGCCCTCTGGCCTTTCATAGTCTCGCCTGtcttaagacagggtttcactctcacccaggctggagtacagtagcacgataatggctcactgcaacctccattccccaggctccagtgatcttcccacctcagcctcccaaatagctgggaccaaagatgcatgacaccatgcccggctaatttttggtagacagggttttgccatgttacgcaggctagtttcaaactcctgggctcagtcgatccacctgctttggcctctctcagtgctgggattataggtgtgagtcaccacgcccggctcaccTGCCTGTTTCTGAAGGGCACCATAAGGTTACTTCTGACCTGGCCTCAACAGAACAAGGATGAGCTCCATTCTCTTGACAAGAGAACCATTCTTAAAGCAAGATACCTGGCAAGCCCACTTACACACCTTTCCCATCCCTGATTCAGGGGGGCCCAGTCCCTGCAGAAATTCCTTTTCTGgcccaggtacagtggctcacatgtgtaatcccagcactttgggaggccaaggtgggaggaccacttgagcccaggaattcaagactggcgtgggcaatgtagcaagaccttcTCTAcagaaacaaattaattaaattaatttggcATCACAGTgcgtgcccatagtcccagttactcaggaggctgcggctggaggatcgcttgagcccaggagtttgaagctgcaatgagctatgactgaaccattgcactccagcctgggtgacagagcaagacgctgtctttaaaaaaaaaaaaaaaaaaagtgaatgggaCCCCAGCCAGTCATGCTTTGGCGTCTGCAATATGAATGGCAGAGAAGCCCTATGGGACCAAATCTGGGCTTCAGGGACCCCTGGGCATGCCTCCTTTAGCTGATTTTCTCTGGCAAGACCAAGTAGTCTGCTGACTCAAAGTCCAGGATGCTGCCAGGGGTAGAGATACTGCCCTAAGCCACAGTGCCTCTACAGGCCTCTTATCCACTGCTAAACCACACGCCTGGGAAACAGGGACCATTTAACATTCCCAGCTAAATATGCCAAGTGACTTCACATGTTTATCTTAAAGATGTCCAAAACGCAACTGATTTTCTCCCCTAAACCTGTGATGGTGGGATGATTAAGCCTGAGTGGTCTACAGCAAGTTAAATGCAAGGTGCTAAATGAAGGTGACCTGAGATACAGCATCTACAAGGCAGTACCTCTCAACACAGGGCAACTTTGCTTCTCAGAGGGCATTTGGCAGTGTctgaagtaatttttgtattacaactcagggggtggggggtgaatATCTAGTGGATAGAGGCTAGGAATGTTGTTAAACATTCCACAATAAACAGGACAGCTGCCCACAAATTATGTAGCCCCAAACGTTAATAGTATCAAAGTTGAAAAGCCCTGCTATAGGTGGCAAGGGAGGTTTTCGTTTTTAACAGGAAGACATGCTTTATAGGGTAACAGGAACAAGAGAGTTGGTTGAGAGAAGGTTGAAATCACAAGGTAGGATAATTGACACTGAGACTGGAGGGACTGGATTGAGGAACAGGTGTGTAACAGCAGGCCCCATGAAGCAGGGGCACATCTTCCTGAGACTGGTAAGCAAGCCTGACATGACCCGACACATTTGGACAAGCAAGAACAAGTTTATGTTCTACATCTCTGTCCTCTGAAAAACAGAGTTGAGGACTGCAGCGGCAGCTGGAGAATAAGGGCACTAAGTCCAAGGAAGTGCACTGCTTTGCAACATCAACAGCCCATTTATGACCACCTTTAATGGCAACTGGAGATTTTCATCCTGTGTTTGGCAAGATGGGCACAGGAGTGGGAAAAACAGATGAGCCAGGCTTGTGGATGGGCTAGTGTAATACAGACTGGAGAAGAAAATGagggcagatttttaaaaagccaagggAACTTAACAGGGCAGAGGGGTCCACTGTGTAGAGAAGTTCTTGGCCAAGTCAAGGCGGGGGAGATCAATACTCTGGGATTTCTTGGCTCTTTCTACTCCTTGGTTAGTTGCTGTTCCTTTCCCAAGTCTGGTATCTTCTACTTCCCACCACTAACTAAGCCCAGCCAATAACAGACTGCCTAAGCCTGCCTGAGAACTTAATCACTGTTCATGTTATACAGTAAAATAGCaggaaactgaatttaaaaaaaaaacaacccacaaaaCCAAAATGCTATTAATCCTGccacaatatttttaattacGTACAAAGATCTGACATGTCACCCAGGGACCCATTTCACCCACTGCTCTGTTTGGCCGCCAGTCTTTTGTCTCTCTCTTCAGCAATGGTGAGGCGGATACCCTTTCCTCGGGGAAGAGAAATCCATGGTTTGTTGCCCTGGAAGAGAAAACAAGCAGAATCAAAACCCACCACACACCAACTCATAGTGGCTTGGCACATGCTACATTTGTCACCTCACTTAACAGAACTGAAGCCTGTTTGTGAGAGTGCTTGGCATCAGCTAGGCAGTTGCAAGACACAGATGCTGGTTACCAAAAGCACCCACTGCTTGGGTTTCTGGGGCTGTCCTATGAAACTCACCGTATGCCCTTCAGAATTAATGTCTTAGAAGTTTATTGTGCATAGCAGGCACCTACCATTTATTCAAGTGAGTCAAAGTTTAGTAGTACCTAAGGCTAATCATTATGACTCAGCCCAGCTCTGCGTTGAGTCCTATCCAGAAGAGGCTTTGCACTAGGTTCAGCAGAGCCAGCCAGGAGCCTGGATGCTACAATCCCAGTAGCCACCTGCATTTACATATTTCCTCAGACTAGAGAGAAGGAAAACCCAGACTTACCTTGCCAATAACAAAAATGTTGGAAAGTCGAGTGGCAAAGCTGTTGCCATTGGCATCTTTCACGTGAACCACGTCAAAAGATCCAGGGTGCCTCTCTCTGTTGGTGATCACACCAATTCTTCCTAGGTTAGCACCTCCAGTCACCATACACAGGTTACCTAGGCAGGAAGAAATAATCTGCTTCAACTCAATATAACAAATGACAAGCAGCTCAGAGATGGGTCCAAAACAAATTTTATTCCTCCTTTCCCCCCATTTGAATTTCCTCATATGGAACTGCTACCTATGCTAGGACTCCTGGGACTCTCGTAAGAAATTTtgtggccaggcttggtggctcacacctataatcagttcgagaacagtctgggcaacacagtaagaccctcctctataaaaaacaaacaatttaaagaaaagaaatgaatattctgAGCATTTGTGCCTCTGGCTATAAACAAACCTGGGCGATTGGAGCAGAtggtttttaataaaaagatacCCAGACCCTGTGCAATTCATAATGATCTAGGCCTTAAAGAGGGTGCCCAGGTAGCACAGAGGATGCTTACCAGTGTCGAACTTGATGAAATCAGTAATCTTGCCAGTCTCCAAATCAATCTGAATGGTATCATTCACCTTGATGAGGGGATCGGGGTAGCGGATGGTGCGGGCATCATGAGTCACCAGATGAGGGATTCCTTTTGTGCCCACAAAGATCTTTCTCACTTTGCACAACTTGTACTAGAAAAATACAAGGGTAAGCCACATTGAATCCATCTCACATGTACTTTTTAACCCTATACAGGAACCATGGGTTCCCTAACTGCTGCAGATTAATTGTGACGCTGATCGTTCTTTCCACCCTCAAGTGTATGTTGCATAAAGCCCTTCTCTAGGCTCGTCCTCCTAACATCCACCATTGCCCTCCACTCCTCCAATGTAAATGCCACTCCAGTTTCCCAGGCTCTTTAAGCCTTATGGGGCCCTGGGAATTCTTCCCTTCAACTCAACTTTATCTTAATGGCTCCCTGTACATCACGACTGAGTTTTGTCTCACAAACAGCAATTACATTACCAGTTCATCCAATCAACAAATACTTCACATAGCATTTCAATTTTGGATCTCTACTCCCTGATATCCTTGAAGTAAATCAAATAATCACAGATCCCACTGGACGTGCCCTCCAGCCTGCTGTTAACAAGGCTGTGCAAAAGGAAATTAGGAGCCACATCAGTCAATTAAATTAACCTTCATTTACAGCCAATAATCCAAACAGCCCTACACTTTTGTGTAAAACCATCAAAACAAACTGGATTAAATAATCAAAGActgtaatctttttttaaacCTCAAACTAGTGCCTCAAAGACTGTCTGTTTCCTCCATCGACACCTTCCCCTCCCCAAAGTAAAGCTACTCCCACAAATGGAGACATGGCAAAGGGCTCCTACGTCAGGTACCCAATATACAAGTTCCCAGAAATCATTCTCCTCGACTCTTAAGAGACACCAGGAAGTCGCGGTTCAACTGGAATTCATTtctaccacaaaaaaagaaaatctgctgAGGAAGTTAACTTCAAATGGGGGTCAATTTTAGGTATCCATCAATGCCCTACAGCTATCAGCCAGACTTTTAATAACATGACAAAAAGTTACATGTAAGACAGAATCTCATCAAATTGTTagctagatatttccaggtatgagATTTTAAGTAATCAATACCCACCTCATTGCAAGCAGCACTCGTACTCAATGCAGGCCCTTAGAACAAAGTAACTATACTGAGTAAAGACCCAGCTTGCTTGCcacactcaccttggcctcctcagGTGTAATACGATGTACAGCAAAGCGACCCTTGGTGTCATAGATCAGACGGAAATTCTCTCCCGTCTTGTCAATGCTGATGACATCTGAAATCAAGCAGTAACCGGTTACTACATACAGTGATCCCCACTACCTCATGCCGAGCAACAACCATAGCTCTCTACGAAACAAAAAGAACCCCCATGTGCCTCCCAGTTCTAATCCAACAAGGATTCTGAAGATTAAAGATCACGGCCGGATCTTCAATATTTCAAAACCCCATGACTGcatgtaaaatttaaaagtgaATCGAAATTTAGTTTTGAAAAGCGTTTCATgattatttgcatgttttttatttaagtaaaaaacaGAGGGAAGGTCAGGCTTTGTTTCTGAGACTTGACAGATTACAAAGGTTAGAAAAATGATCAAGACAGTATTTGGATACCATAGGGCTGCCATCAATATGCGTCTCCAGAGTATTTAAAACTTCCACTTACCCATGAATCCAGCAGGGTAGGTTATATCAGTTCGGACCTTGCCATCGATTTTAATGAACCGCTGCATGCAAATCTTCTTTACTTCATCTCCTGTCAGGGCATACTTAAGTCTGTTCCTTAGGAAAATGATGAGGGGGAGACACTCTCTCAACTTGTGGGGACCGGTGGATGGACGAGGAGCCTGTAACGTTAAAAATGATAATCACTGTTGGGATTCACTAAAGCACTCAAACCTACCTCCTAGTCCACCAGATCCACTAACTGAACACCAAGACCGTCCATATTACACCCAACTTGGACTTTTACACAGGAGGTGTAAAAAGCTTCCAAAACTATTTCATACCTTAAAGTTTTATAGCATCTTCCCTGTCAGAGGACCAGGATCATTAAGAACATGAATCCTGAGTCCATGTAAATGTACTATGTGGTATGTGGAATAAATGAGGCACAAAAATATTAAATCGATTGGAAGTGGGGGACAGCTAGATAGTATAGCTCCTTCAAGAGCAGAGGAAGCCAAGAATAGATATTCCTCCCCTAGCCTGGTCCCCAAATGAGTCCTGGGAGGCACTTAAAAACAGTGGCCACggaaatatttatataagataCTTACAAACACACCGGTCAATTTATCCAGCATCCAATGCTTTGGAGCTGCCACCCGCTTCAGATGCTTCTTGGGACCACGAGCCTGAAAGTTTTAGATTGCAATGCTGTTAATCAGGTTTCAGAACAGCTTACAAAACCTAGTGTGAAACTAAACTCTTAGTTTAGTTTCATCTTCAGCAAAATGTGGACAATATTAAAGTATAGTGTTCcgataaaacagaaacaaacacagTTATTTAACAAACACCGTGAGATCCATAAGCTGCAACAAGCCTTCTTATTGTAACAGAGAATATTCTTGGTTACTGTTTCAGAACGTTTACTGATTACTATCTT
It encodes:
- the RPS4X gene encoding small ribosomal subunit protein eS4, X isoform, coding for MARGPKKHLKRVAAPKHWMLDKLTGVFAPRPSTGPHKLRECLPLIIFLRNRLKYALTGDEVKKICMQRFIKIDGKVRTDITYPAGFMDVISIDKTGENFRLIYDTKGRFAVHRITPEEAKYKLCKVRKIFVGTKGIPHLVTHDARTIRYPDPLIKVNDTIQIDLETGKITDFIKFDTGNLCMVTGGANLGRIGVITNRERHPGSFDVVHVKDANGNSFATRLSNIFVIGKGNKPWISLPRGKGIRLTIAEERDKRLAAKQSSG